A genomic segment from Clarias gariepinus isolate MV-2021 ecotype Netherlands chromosome 11, CGAR_prim_01v2, whole genome shotgun sequence encodes:
- the serpinf2b gene encoding serpin peptidase inhibitor, clade F (alpha-2 antiplasmin, pigment epithelium derived factor), member 2b — protein sequence MDLRLIALILLCSCHQGWMEVGISEDEKDSVIPLTPLIPSISRTDLVSSNVSHAEELPPDGLATSVTTVDNAENSSEEEMDELCGPLNSNELRRAIGSGIMKFGLELLENLKANSKQSNIIISPLSVSLALSQLALGARNETEDLLLQRLHADTVPCYHKALKSLLHNVRRNALQIASRIYLADGFKPNQEFMDESLKIYDSKPAALTDLEEINEWVEKSTNGHVTDFLSSLPADLVMMLVNAVHYKGEWLRRFDPHFTSNEPFYIDDKQTVNVDMMLGPKYPLSLFNHNELDAQIARFPFKGNMSLIIVMPIIGSVDVSAISAKLNISHLYNHFPRERSMLVKLPKFKLDFTQELEEALTNMGLGELFSSPNLGGISEGPLLVSSVQHKSSIEINEEGAEAAAATSVAISRSNPSFTVNQPFFLALIDDSTQTPLFLGVISNPNPSGSPVTFGPSLPDKGEFPNTKNFDKPPK from the exons ATGGATTTAAGATTAATTGCACTCATTTTGCTCTGTTCCTGCCATCAAGGCTGGATG GAGGTTGGCATTTCAGAGGATGAAAAGGATTCTGTAATTCCTCTTACACCTTTGATACCTAGCATTTCCAGAACA GATCTAGTAAGCTCCAACGTGTCCCATGCAGAAGAACTACCTCCGGATGGCTTAGCTACATCTGTCACCACAGTTGACAATGCTGAGAACTCCTCAGAGGAAGAAATGGATGAGTTGTGTGGTCCTTTAAATTCTAACGAACTTCGTCGGGCCATTGGGAGCGGGATTATGAAGTTTGGTCTAGAGCTTTTGGAGAACCTGAAGGCAAATTCGAAACAATCAAATATTATTATCTCCCCGCTCAGCGTGTCCTTAGCTCTCTCTCAGTTGGCTCTGG GAGCAAGAAATGAAACAGAAGACCTCCTCCTACAGCGCCTACATGCTGATACAGTGCCATGCTACCACAAAGCACTAAAAAGTCTTCTCCACAATGTCCGTAGAAATGCCTTGCAAATCGCCAGCCGCATCTATCTTGCTGATG GATTTAAGCCAAACCAGGAGTTTATGGATGAGTCTCTCAAAATATATGATTCAAAGCCTGCAGCCTTGACTGATTTGGAGGAGATCAATGAGTGGGTAGAGAAATCCACAAATGGTCATGTCACAGACTTCCTATCTAGTCTCCCAGCTGACCTTGTCATGATGCTTGTCAATGCTGTGCATTATAAAG GAGAGTGGCTTCGACGCTTTGACCCTCATTTTACTTCCAATGAGCCTTTTTATATTGATGACAAACAAACAGTCAATGTTGACATGATGCTTGGACCAAAATACCCACTCAGTCTTTTTAACCATAATGAACTTGATGCACAG ATTGCTCGTTTCCCATTCAAAGGGAATATGAGTCTTATAATTGTAATGCCCATAATAGGATCAGTTGACGTGTCAGCTATCTCAGCCAAACTCAATATCTCACATCTATATAATCACTTCCCACGAGAGAGGAGTATGCTCGTTAAACTGCCCAAATTCAAATTGGATTTTACTCAGGAGCTTGAGGAGGCTCTGACAAACATGG GTCTAGGGGAGCTGTTCTCAAGTCCTAATCTGGGTGGTATCTCAGAGGGACCCCTGCTGGTCTCTAGTGTACAGCACAAGTCCAGCATTGAAATCAATGAGGAGGGTGCAGAGGCTGCAGCTGCAACAAGTGTAGCAATAAGTCGTTCAAATCCCTCTTTTACAGTAAACCAGCCTTTTTTCTTGGCCCTTATAGATGACTCCACTCAAACACCACTTTTTCTGGGGGTTATttcaaaccctaaccctagtggAAGTCCTGTAACATTTGGTCCAAGCCTTCCAGATAAAGGAGAGTTTCCTAATACAAAGAATTTTGATAAGCCACCCAAATAA